In a genomic window of Nodosilinea sp. E11:
- the atpE gene encoding ATP synthase F0 subunit C, with protein sequence MDSTIAAASVIAAALAVGLAAIGPGIGQGNAAGQAVEGIARQPEAEGKIRGTLLLSLAFMEALTIYGLVVALVLLFANPFA encoded by the coding sequence ATGGATTCTACTATTGCAGCCGCTTCCGTAATTGCAGCCGCTCTGGCCGTTGGTCTGGCAGCTATTGGCCCTGGTATTGGTCAAGGTAATGCAGCTGGTCAAGCGGTAGAAGGCATCGCCCGCCAGCCCGAAGCTGAAGGCAAAATTCGCGGCACCCTGCTGTTGAGCTTGGCTTTCATGGAAGCACTGACCATCTACGGTCTGGTGGTGGCCCTGGTGCTGCTATTCGCCAACCCCTTCGCGTAG
- a CDS encoding F0F1 ATP synthase subunit B' — translation MMNFVWLLAVEAAETVEEGGGLFDLDATLPLMAVQFVLLAVALNALFYKPLGKVLDERDGYISSNQVDAAERLAKAEQIANQYQQELAETRRQAQAVIAEAQEEAQKIAAQTVTAAQQEAQAQREQVQRELDEQKRQAMATLEQQVDGLSQQILDKLLGSLAA, via the coding sequence ATGATGAATTTTGTTTGGTTACTGGCGGTTGAAGCCGCTGAAACTGTTGAAGAGGGCGGAGGTCTGTTTGACCTAGATGCCACTTTGCCGTTGATGGCTGTGCAGTTTGTGCTGCTGGCAGTGGCACTCAATGCTCTATTTTATAAGCCCCTGGGCAAAGTACTAGACGAGCGTGACGGCTACATTAGTTCTAATCAAGTTGATGCTGCAGAACGTCTGGCCAAGGCTGAGCAAATTGCTAATCAGTATCAGCAAGAGCTAGCTGAGACCCGTCGCCAGGCCCAAGCGGTCATTGCCGAAGCTCAGGAAGAAGCGCAGAAGATTGCGGCTCAAACCGTGACTGCGGCTCAGCAGGAGGCCCAAGCCCAGCGCGAGCAGGTGCAGCGGGAGCTGGATGAGCAGAAGCGTCAGGCCATGGCCACCCTTGAGCAACAGGTGGACGGTCTGAGTCAACAAATTCTTGACAAGCTGCTGGGCTCTTTAGCGGCCTAG
- a CDS encoding F0F1 ATP synthase subunit B — translation MTIGWLLAAETGGFGVDFNILETNLINLVIIIGVLYYFGGKFLGKTLSTRQSAIKTAITEAEQRKQTAAAALAEQQQKLAQAQEEAKKILAEAHTTAERAREAILAQSKTDVERMRATAAQDLTSQEARVMRELRQRIAALAIERSEAALPGQLNDDLQRRLVDSSIALLKGE, via the coding sequence ATGACTATTGGTTGGTTACTAGCGGCGGAAACAGGTGGTTTTGGTGTGGATTTCAACATCCTAGAAACCAACCTGATTAATTTGGTCATTATTATTGGCGTGCTGTACTACTTTGGCGGCAAGTTTTTAGGGAAAACCCTGTCAACGCGTCAGTCGGCCATTAAGACCGCAATCACTGAAGCTGAGCAGCGCAAGCAAACGGCCGCCGCTGCTTTGGCAGAGCAACAGCAAAAACTGGCCCAGGCCCAGGAAGAAGCCAAAAAGATTTTGGCCGAGGCTCATACCACGGCAGAGCGAGCTCGCGAAGCGATCTTGGCTCAGTCGAAGACAGATGTCGAGCGCATGCGGGCTACGGCTGCTCAAGATCTCACCTCCCAGGAGGCTCGGGTCATGAGAGAGCTGCGCCAGCGCATCGCGGCTTTGGCGATTGAGCGCAGTGAAGCCGCGCTACCCGGCCAGTTGAACGACGACTTGCAGCGGCGTCTGGTTGACTCCAGTATTGCCCTGCTCAAAGGAGAGTAG
- the atpH gene encoding ATP synthase F1 subunit delta — translation MNDTTLSSEIAGPYAKALMSVAEDNQAIDQVGAEVGDLLEVLASSEELTGFLANPLVSSDAKKGVLRQIAEGKVSDFLLSFLLLLVDRGRVAFLQPVLRQYQALLRELKQTVLADVTTAVELSDEQRQAICDRVQAMTSANSVELSVQVDPSLLGGLVIKVGSKVIDASLRGQLRRIGMQLATTA, via the coding sequence ATGAACGACACAACACTGAGTTCTGAAATTGCCGGCCCCTACGCCAAGGCCCTGATGTCGGTTGCCGAAGATAACCAGGCTATTGACCAGGTGGGTGCTGAAGTTGGTGACTTGCTAGAGGTCTTGGCCAGTTCTGAGGAGCTAACCGGGTTTTTGGCCAATCCGCTGGTGTCTTCCGATGCTAAGAAGGGTGTGCTGCGGCAGATCGCCGAGGGCAAGGTGAGTGACTTTTTGCTGAGTTTTTTGCTCTTGCTGGTTGACCGTGGGCGAGTGGCATTTTTGCAGCCTGTGCTTCGGCAATACCAAGCCCTATTGCGGGAACTGAAGCAGACGGTTTTGGCTGATGTCACTACCGCCGTTGAGCTATCCGATGAGCAGCGGCAGGCTATTTGCGATCGCGTCCAGGCCATGACCAGTGCCAACAGCGTAGAACTGTCGGTACAGGTAGACCCCTCTCTGCTGGGTGGGTTGGTGATCAAGGTTGGCTCTAAGGTGATTGACGCCAGCCTGCGAGGGCAGCTGCGCCGCATTGGTATGCAGCTAGCGACTACCGCCTAG
- the atpA gene encoding F0F1 ATP synthase subunit alpha, whose translation MVSIRPDEISSIIKQQIEQYNQEVKVSNVGTVLQVGDGIARIYGLETAMSGELLEFEDGTVGIALNLEEDNVGAVLMGDGINIKEGSSVTATGKIASVPVGEAMLGRVVDALGRPIDGKGDVETTETRLIESPAPGIIARKSVYEPMQTGITAIDAMIPIGRGQRELIIGDRQTGKTAIAIDTILNQKSEDVVCVYVAIGQKASSVAQIVDVLRDRGALEYTIVVNASANDPAPLQYLAPYTGASLAEYFMYKGKATLIIYDDLTKQAQAYRQMSLLLRRPPGREAYPGDVFYLHSRLLERAAKLSPELGEGSMTALPVIETQAGDVSAYIPTNVISITDGQIFLSSDLFNSGLRPAINAGISVSRVGSAAQIKAMKQVAGKVKLELAQFDELQAFSQFASDLDAATQKQLARGQRLRELLKQPQYSPLPVEEQVAVIYAGINGYMDEVPVEQVTAFAKSLRDYIRNNKPKFAELIRSEKKLGNESEAILKESIAEAKQAFMAAV comes from the coding sequence ATGGTTAGTATCAGACCTGACGAAATTAGCAGCATTATTAAGCAGCAGATTGAGCAGTACAACCAGGAGGTGAAGGTCTCCAACGTGGGTACGGTGCTGCAAGTGGGTGACGGTATCGCCCGTATCTACGGCCTCGAAACTGCCATGTCTGGCGAACTGCTTGAGTTCGAAGACGGCACCGTCGGCATCGCCCTCAACCTGGAAGAAGACAACGTGGGTGCGGTGTTGATGGGCGACGGCATCAACATCAAAGAGGGCAGTTCCGTTACCGCCACTGGCAAGATTGCGTCGGTGCCCGTGGGCGAGGCGATGCTGGGCCGTGTGGTCGATGCGCTGGGTCGCCCCATTGATGGCAAGGGCGATGTAGAAACTACCGAAACCCGCCTGATTGAATCTCCTGCCCCCGGTATCATTGCCCGGAAGTCGGTGTATGAGCCGATGCAGACCGGCATCACGGCCATTGACGCCATGATTCCCATCGGTCGCGGCCAGCGGGAACTCATTATTGGTGACCGTCAGACGGGTAAGACGGCGATCGCGATCGACACCATTCTCAACCAAAAGTCTGAGGATGTGGTGTGTGTCTATGTGGCGATTGGTCAAAAAGCCTCTTCGGTGGCCCAGATCGTCGATGTGCTGCGCGATCGCGGTGCCCTGGAGTACACCATTGTGGTCAACGCCAGTGCCAACGACCCCGCTCCCCTTCAGTACCTGGCCCCCTATACCGGTGCTAGCCTAGCTGAGTACTTCATGTACAAGGGCAAAGCGACCCTGATCATCTATGATGACTTGACCAAGCAGGCCCAGGCCTATCGTCAAATGTCGCTGCTGCTGCGTCGTCCCCCCGGTCGTGAAGCCTACCCTGGCGACGTATTCTACCTGCACTCTCGTCTACTAGAGCGGGCCGCTAAGCTCAGCCCCGAACTGGGCGAAGGTAGCATGACCGCCCTGCCCGTAATTGAAACCCAGGCGGGTGACGTCTCGGCCTACATCCCCACTAACGTAATTTCCATCACCGACGGTCAGATCTTCCTGTCCTCTGACCTGTTTAACTCGGGTCTACGCCCTGCGATCAACGCCGGTATTTCGGTGTCTCGAGTTGGCTCTGCGGCTCAGATCAAGGCGATGAAGCAGGTGGCTGGTAAGGTGAAGCTAGAGCTGGCCCAGTTCGACGAACTCCAGGCTTTCTCTCAGTTTGCCTCTGACCTAGACGCCGCTACCCAAAAGCAGCTGGCGCGCGGTCAGCGTTTGCGCGAACTGCTGAAGCAGCCCCAGTACTCTCCCCTGCCGGTAGAAGAGCAGGTGGCGGTTATCTATGCTGGCATCAATGGCTACATGGATGAGGTGCCGGTGGAGCAGGTGACAGCTTTTGCTAAGTCTCTGCGCGACTACATCCGCAACAACAAACCCAAGTTTGCGGAACTGATTCGCAGCGAGAAGAAGCTTGGCAACGAAAGCGAAGCTATCCTCAAGGAAAGCATTGCTGAAGCTAAGCAAGCCTTCATGGCGGCAGTCTAG